In Aliamphritea ceti, a single window of DNA contains:
- a CDS encoding TetR/AcrR family transcriptional regulator encodes MARDKKQHLIETALQLFNKHGYHATGIDTIMTVSGVSKTTLYKYFRSKEILILAVLEYRHQSLVELFEATIQASREAYPQADESYHLHAFFDALQAWFKDDNFFGCNFINASAEFADKEHPVHKYACQHKHWLRNCLKTLLHDGLLAEQVMLLVDGAIVTAQVQNAPQAAETARQLACRLCELPAQQASTA; translated from the coding sequence ATGGCCAGGGACAAAAAGCAACATCTGATCGAAACAGCCCTGCAACTGTTCAATAAGCACGGATATCACGCCACAGGTATCGACACCATTATGACGGTCTCCGGCGTATCAAAAACCACACTGTATAAATACTTTCGCAGCAAAGAAATTTTGATTTTGGCAGTTCTGGAATATCGCCACCAAAGCTTAGTCGAACTCTTTGAAGCAACAATTCAGGCATCCCGAGAAGCCTACCCACAGGCAGATGAAAGCTATCACTTGCATGCTTTTTTTGATGCTTTACAAGCCTGGTTTAAAGACGACAATTTCTTTGGCTGTAACTTCATTAATGCCAGCGCAGAATTTGCCGACAAAGAACACCCTGTTCATAAGTATGCCTGCCAGCATAAGCACTGGCTTCGTAACTGTCTGAAAACACTTCTGCATGATGGATTACTTGCTGAGCAAGTCATGCTGTTGGTCGACGGTGCAATCGTCACCGCTCAGGTACAAAACGCCCCGCAAGCAGCTGAAACTGCCCGACAACTGGCCTGTCGATTATGTGAGTTGCCCGCACAGCAAGCCAGTACAGCTTAA
- a CDS encoding porin family protein produces the protein MKRTINNTKSRETQSGPLLGVGIMYQFGQWDLRAEYEQA, from the coding sequence TTGAAGCGTACTATCAACAACACTAAATCACGTGAAACTCAATCAGGCCCGCTATTGGGTGTTGGTATTATGTATCAGTTTGGTCAGTGGGATCTGCGAGCAGAATACGAACAGGCATAA
- a CDS encoding PepSY-associated TM helix domain-containing protein: MSHSPSQPARYRAAWRWHMYAGIYVIPFMLMLSITGLIMLLYQPVIAPAFHSNLLTVQPANNEYVSWQQQLNRVKAEYPEASITQFRLPESPSQSSHFTVKNTAGENINVYVNPYNSEILGSNSKDQSLYALADEIHGTFLFGKTGDALIELAAGYTLVLILTGLFMWWPRQQKHWYRLFLPQLNSKGRSLWKELHVSTGAWLAVALLFLSITGLSWTGIWGAKIIQPWNTFPTGVFGGVPTSDKTHASLNPGVIEEIPWNLEQAPLPLSGSHAGTQVTPPGTAVNLDSVTSFAKQLNMQSFRVNLPRDNDGVYSIVAATMSKDRISPVDDRTLHIDQYSGKLLMDIQFKDYSLIAKAMAVGIPLHMGLWGTANLILNITICVLTLFLCVSGIVLWWKRRPAQSGLNLNPPPAISASRWNTAFVIWTIIAVCFPLTGASLIVIWLLEQLFSRLFKRTSKLQRS, encoded by the coding sequence ATGTCGCACTCACCTTCACAGCCTGCACGCTATCGCGCTGCCTGGCGCTGGCATATGTATGCCGGTATTTACGTCATTCCTTTCATGCTTATGCTCAGTATCACCGGACTGATTATGTTGTTGTATCAACCAGTTATTGCACCAGCATTCCACAGCAATTTGCTAACAGTACAACCTGCCAACAATGAGTATGTCAGCTGGCAACAACAACTAAACAGAGTAAAAGCAGAATATCCTGAAGCGAGCATCACCCAATTCCGGCTACCTGAATCACCTAGCCAGAGCAGCCACTTCACGGTTAAAAATACCGCTGGTGAAAACATCAATGTTTATGTAAACCCTTATAACAGTGAAATTTTAGGCAGTAACAGTAAAGACCAGAGCCTGTATGCACTGGCAGACGAGATACACGGGACGTTTTTATTCGGCAAAACCGGCGATGCCTTAATCGAACTGGCTGCCGGATACACTCTGGTTCTGATTTTGACCGGATTATTTATGTGGTGGCCCCGTCAGCAAAAACATTGGTACCGCTTATTTTTACCGCAGCTGAATTCGAAAGGAAGATCTCTGTGGAAAGAACTGCACGTCAGCACCGGCGCCTGGCTGGCAGTAGCCTTACTCTTTTTAAGCATTACAGGGTTATCCTGGACAGGAATCTGGGGAGCAAAAATTATTCAACCCTGGAACACCTTTCCAACAGGTGTATTCGGAGGTGTTCCTACTTCTGATAAAACCCACGCCAGCCTTAACCCCGGAGTCATTGAAGAAATTCCATGGAATTTAGAACAGGCACCATTACCTCTTTCAGGCTCTCATGCCGGAACACAGGTTACTCCACCAGGTACAGCGGTGAACCTGGATTCAGTCACTAGTTTTGCGAAGCAACTAAATATGCAGTCTTTCCGGGTTAACCTGCCACGCGATAATGACGGCGTTTACTCCATTGTTGCCGCGACCATGAGTAAAGACCGTATTTCTCCGGTCGACGACCGCACGCTGCATATCGATCAGTACAGCGGTAAATTATTAATGGACATTCAGTTCAAGGACTACAGCCTGATAGCCAAAGCAATGGCAGTTGGTATCCCACTCCATATGGGACTATGGGGTACTGCTAACCTGATTCTGAATATTACTATCTGTGTACTCACTCTGTTCCTTTGCGTCAGTGGCATAGTACTCTGGTGGAAGCGTCGCCCTGCACAATCAGGCTTGAACCTGAATCCACCACCCGCGATTTCTGCAAGCAGATGGAATACAGCATTTGTCATCTGGACAATCATTGCTGTCTGTTTCCCACTGACAGGTGCCAGCCTTATTGTTATCTGGCTACTGGAGCAACTATTCAGCCGGTTATTCAAGCGAACATCGAAACTACAGCGCAGTTAG
- a CDS encoding aldehyde dehydrogenase family protein has translation MNSPERNTSEMDAKVKSYLQQYQVSNATLEFLNRQHEHFIDGHWSAGSNGSRLEVLEPSTGGMLTTISQGSAQDVDRAVSAARAQFDGGEWSRLKPLERETRLHKLVDVLQEHALELAEIESIDVGKSVNDASQIDIQGTIDTFRYFAGWASKISGRTGESSLPGEYVAYTRKEAVGVVGSIIPWNFPLQTMAWKLGAALAVGCTVVVKPSEITSLSALRFAELAKEAGIPDGVINIVTGLGEEVGAAMSSHSGIDKVTFTGSTKVGITVGNSALQSMKHMTLELGGKSPVIVFDDVDLKQTAEAVANGIFFNSGQVCDAGSRAYIHHSIYDRFLTELIKYTKQLKIASGLNPECFIGPMVSARQQETVMKYIEAGQTEGAELVCGGKTVEGSGFFVEPTIFANCRNDMAVVREEIFGPVLVTAPFETEEEVIDLANDSIYGLAAAIYSNSLSRVHRVIPKLKAGSVYVNGHGTIDPAMPFGGYKQSGVGKDLGAEQLEYFLETKAVWITLT, from the coding sequence ATGAACTCCCCAGAACGAAATACCAGTGAAATGGATGCTAAGGTCAAAAGTTATCTTCAGCAATATCAAGTGTCGAATGCCACGCTTGAGTTTTTGAATCGGCAGCATGAACATTTTATTGATGGGCACTGGAGTGCCGGCAGTAACGGCTCCAGACTAGAAGTATTGGAACCTTCAACAGGTGGAATGTTAACGACTATATCACAAGGCTCTGCACAGGATGTTGATCGAGCAGTGTCTGCTGCACGCGCTCAGTTTGACGGTGGAGAGTGGAGCCGTTTGAAGCCGCTTGAGCGTGAAACTCGTTTGCATAAGCTTGTTGACGTACTTCAGGAGCATGCACTTGAGTTGGCAGAAATTGAGTCAATTGATGTCGGAAAATCAGTTAATGATGCATCTCAAATAGATATTCAAGGTACGATTGACACATTTCGTTATTTTGCAGGTTGGGCCTCGAAAATAAGTGGTCGGACCGGCGAATCTTCGTTACCTGGTGAATATGTCGCTTATACACGTAAAGAAGCAGTCGGTGTTGTAGGTTCTATTATTCCCTGGAACTTTCCGCTTCAGACTATGGCTTGGAAGCTCGGTGCGGCTTTAGCTGTAGGTTGTACAGTTGTTGTTAAACCGTCAGAGATAACCTCCTTGAGTGCATTACGCTTTGCTGAACTAGCTAAAGAAGCGGGTATCCCGGATGGCGTGATTAATATTGTTACTGGTTTAGGAGAAGAAGTAGGTGCTGCTATGTCTTCTCACTCGGGTATAGATAAAGTGACTTTTACAGGATCGACTAAGGTTGGGATCACTGTAGGTAACTCTGCGCTTCAGAGCATGAAGCATATGACGCTGGAGCTAGGCGGAAAGTCTCCTGTTATTGTTTTCGATGATGTCGATCTTAAACAAACAGCGGAAGCTGTAGCCAACGGCATCTTTTTTAACTCGGGTCAGGTGTGTGATGCTGGTTCCCGTGCCTATATTCACCATTCAATATACGATCGTTTTCTTACTGAACTGATTAAGTATACCAAGCAGTTAAAAATAGCGTCAGGGCTTAATCCCGAGTGCTTTATTGGCCCTATGGTATCGGCCAGACAACAAGAAACGGTGATGAAGTATATAGAGGCAGGACAGACGGAAGGTGCAGAACTCGTCTGTGGTGGAAAAACAGTGGAAGGTTCCGGTTTTTTTGTCGAGCCTACGATCTTTGCGAACTGCCGTAATGATATGGCTGTGGTAAGGGAAGAGATCTTTGGTCCAGTGCTTGTCACAGCCCCTTTTGAGACGGAGGAGGAGGTAATCGACTTGGCAAATGATTCAATATACGGCTTAGCTGCTGCCATTTACTCGAATAGCCTTTCCCGGGTACACCGGGTGATTCCCAAGTTAAAAGCGGGGTCTGTCTATGTCAATGGACACGGAACTATTGATCCCGCAATGCCTTTTGGCGGCTATAAACAGTCAGGTGTAGGTAAAGATCTAGGTGCGGAGCAGCTTGAGTATTTTCTTGAGACTAAGGCCGTTTGGATCACTCTTACATAA
- a CDS encoding ABC transporter ATP-binding protein, producing MNTNMKNNNSVAVLEAIDIQKSFGSTEVLKGISLQANSHDVISILGSSGSGKSTFLRCLNALEIPTSGTILENGEEILFRNGKPVNRKAIERLRQRMGMVFQQFNLWTHRTVLENVMEGPVQVLKQNRAEVRDRAESLLERVGLAERMNMYPAHLSGGQQQRVAIARALAMEPDVILFDEPTSALDPELVSEVLKVMRSLAEEGRTMIVVTHEMAFAREVSTNVVFLNQGRIAEQGSPEKMFNHPETEVFQNFISDIR from the coding sequence ATGAATACCAATATGAAAAATAATAATTCGGTTGCAGTTCTTGAAGCCATTGATATTCAAAAATCGTTCGGTTCGACTGAAGTATTAAAAGGCATCTCATTACAAGCCAATAGCCATGATGTCATATCTATACTTGGCTCAAGTGGGTCGGGTAAGAGTACGTTTCTAAGATGTCTGAATGCTTTAGAAATACCAACGTCAGGCACAATTTTAGAGAACGGAGAGGAAATTTTATTTCGTAATGGCAAACCTGTGAACCGTAAAGCAATCGAAAGATTACGTCAGCGTATGGGGATGGTTTTTCAGCAATTTAATTTATGGACGCATAGAACCGTACTCGAAAATGTCATGGAAGGCCCTGTGCAAGTTTTAAAGCAGAACAGGGCAGAGGTTAGAGATAGGGCTGAATCTTTGTTGGAGAGAGTTGGTCTTGCTGAACGTATGAATATGTACCCTGCTCATCTTTCCGGGGGACAGCAGCAGCGGGTGGCTATCGCAAGGGCACTAGCAATGGAGCCCGATGTGATTTTGTTTGATGAGCCCACTTCAGCTCTTGATCCTGAACTTGTCAGTGAAGTTTTAAAAGTAATGCGATCTTTGGCAGAAGAAGGCCGGACAATGATTGTTGTTACTCATGAAATGGCTTTTGCACGTGAAGTTTCCACAAATGTTGTTTTTCTAAATCAGGGACGAATTGCCGAGCAGGGCAGTCCAGAGAAAATGTTTAATCATCCAGAGACAGAAGTGTTTCAAAATTTCATATCAGATATACGTTGA
- a CDS encoding ABC transporter permease, with translation MMNPLEIISSFWMDYYDGLMITLQLSAIGALLAGVLSLPLALARLHAHWMLQLPLRVYVSFVRGTPMLAQLFLIYYGSGQFRPLLEELGLWVFFRDPYYCALMTFVLNSTAYQIEIMRGGLTGVPHGQIEAASAIGMSRFTMYRRVILPHAYRISWPALGNEIILLIKASALASVVTVFDLMGKTRLIFSKTYDLSAYLWATVIYLLLVVMLVWVWRKLEVYFNAHFYSERLTTQKRSKNEYQYEK, from the coding sequence ATGATGAATCCTTTAGAAATAATAAGTAGTTTCTGGATGGACTATTACGACGGTCTGATGATTACCCTTCAACTGAGTGCCATTGGCGCACTTTTAGCCGGAGTGCTATCTCTCCCGCTTGCCTTGGCGCGTTTGCATGCACACTGGATGTTGCAGTTGCCATTGAGGGTTTATGTGTCATTTGTGCGCGGCACGCCAATGCTCGCTCAGCTGTTTTTAATTTACTATGGATCGGGGCAGTTTCGGCCACTCCTGGAAGAGCTGGGCTTGTGGGTATTTTTCCGTGATCCATATTACTGTGCTTTGATGACGTTCGTCCTTAACTCTACCGCTTATCAGATTGAGATAATGCGTGGTGGGCTGACCGGTGTGCCTCATGGGCAAATTGAAGCCGCCAGTGCTATAGGTATGAGCCGCTTCACAATGTATAGACGTGTGATACTTCCACATGCCTACCGGATTAGCTGGCCAGCCTTGGGTAATGAAATCATTCTTCTCATTAAGGCTAGTGCACTGGCAAGCGTTGTCACTGTTTTTGATCTCATGGGTAAAACTCGGCTGATTTTTTCGAAAACGTATGATCTGTCTGCATACTTATGGGCCACAGTTATATATCTGCTGTTAGTTGTGATGCTTGTTTGGGTGTGGCGCAAGCTAGAAGTTTATTTCAACGCTCATTTTTATAGCGAAAGGCTAACGACTCAAAAAAGGTCAAAAAATGAATACCAATATGAAAAATAA
- a CDS encoding ABC transporter permease produces the protein MLELFSYGETGWGDELLKGFLITVQLAFVTLPLGLVLGFLTASLSLSKSTGLRSIGVAYTTVMRGLPEILTLFVIYNGVGLLLNLAARYLNPEGGGVEFSPFLAGVIALGLVFGAFAGEVLRGAFQSLDEGQVEAAAAIGMSPWKIFIRVKVPQVWRFALPGLGNLWINLVKDTSLVSIIALDDLMRMTKVAAGFTKLPFNFYLAACLIYWIICILSEIVLSKLEERANRGVKRA, from the coding sequence ATGTTGGAATTGTTTTCTTACGGGGAAACAGGGTGGGGTGATGAGTTACTTAAAGGGTTTCTCATCACCGTTCAACTGGCTTTTGTTACCCTTCCGCTTGGGTTGGTATTAGGTTTTCTGACTGCCAGTCTGTCTCTCTCAAAATCAACAGGGCTTAGAAGTATAGGGGTAGCTTATACTACTGTTATGCGAGGTTTGCCTGAAATCTTAACGTTATTTGTGATCTATAACGGTGTGGGTTTATTACTTAACCTGGCAGCCCGGTATTTAAATCCAGAGGGCGGTGGTGTTGAATTTAGTCCGTTTTTGGCCGGTGTTATTGCACTAGGGTTAGTTTTTGGTGCATTTGCGGGAGAGGTGCTACGTGGAGCATTTCAGTCGCTTGATGAAGGCCAGGTGGAAGCTGCAGCTGCTATTGGGATGTCGCCTTGGAAAATTTTTATCCGAGTTAAGGTTCCTCAGGTTTGGCGGTTCGCTTTACCAGGCTTAGGCAACCTGTGGATCAACTTAGTTAAAGATACGTCACTCGTTTCGATCATTGCGCTTGATGACCTGATGCGCATGACGAAAGTGGCAGCCGGTTTCACAAAGTTACCTTTTAACTTTTACCTGGCGGCTTGCCTTATTTACTGGATTATCTGCATCTTGTCAGAAATTGTTCTTTCGAAGCTGGAAGAACGGGCAAACCGTGGCGTAAAGAGGGCCTGA
- a CDS encoding transporter substrate-binding domain-containing protein, whose translation MKFCKSILSGLAVATVALTVSSANAGDKLRLGTEGAFPPFNYIDSAGKLAGFDVDIGEELCKRIEQECELVAQDYDGLIPGLLAEKYDFLVASLFITEARKKQVSFSDPYYLAAMTHVTDKKSGITEFNNEALSGKVIGAQSGTTQADFIGKIYPDADIRLYSTQDEVNLDMASGRLDVMVGDVIPLQEWTQKTDDGACCTISGEPITNPEFVGEGVGIAVRKQDEELLKALNKALAEILADGTYKKINDKYFDLNVYTMKVE comes from the coding sequence ATGAAATTTTGTAAATCTATTCTATCTGGTTTAGCGGTTGCTACCGTTGCACTTACTGTAAGCTCTGCCAATGCCGGAGATAAGCTCCGTTTAGGTACCGAAGGGGCTTTTCCTCCTTTCAACTATATTGATTCCGCAGGTAAGTTGGCGGGATTTGATGTCGATATCGGAGAAGAGCTTTGTAAACGTATAGAGCAGGAATGTGAATTAGTAGCACAAGATTATGATGGGCTGATTCCCGGACTTCTGGCAGAAAAGTATGACTTTCTGGTCGCCTCATTGTTTATTACCGAGGCGCGTAAGAAGCAAGTCAGTTTCTCCGATCCTTATTACTTGGCAGCTATGACTCATGTTACGGATAAAAAGTCTGGCATTACTGAGTTTAATAATGAAGCACTGTCTGGAAAAGTTATCGGCGCTCAAAGCGGAACCACTCAAGCTGACTTTATCGGCAAGATCTATCCGGATGCTGATATTCGTTTATATTCTACACAAGACGAAGTAAATCTGGATATGGCGAGCGGCCGTCTTGATGTAATGGTCGGTGATGTTATTCCCCTTCAAGAGTGGACTCAAAAAACAGATGATGGTGCTTGTTGCACAATTTCAGGAGAGCCTATTACTAATCCTGAGTTTGTTGGAGAGGGTGTTGGTATAGCCGTGCGAAAACAGGATGAAGAATTGCTGAAAGCACTTAATAAAGCGCTGGCCGAAATTCTTGCCGACGGTACTTATAAGAAAATTAATGATAAATATTTTGATTTGAATGTTTATACAATGAAAGTTGAATAA
- a CDS encoding RidA family protein — protein sequence MRSLTQSLERGAPSEEGLPYSSYVRAGDFVYLSGLVGFGDDCKIVTGGIVAETRQVMDTAGEILQRAQCSFSDVVKVNICLPDPDDFDEFNEVYASYFDGKHPARATICAGLTIDAKVEIEMVAYKPIDMKGGA from the coding sequence ATGAGATCTTTAACTCAGTCATTGGAGCGTGGTGCGCCTAGCGAAGAGGGGCTTCCTTATTCGAGCTATGTGCGTGCTGGTGATTTTGTGTATTTATCCGGTCTTGTTGGTTTTGGCGATGATTGCAAAATCGTTACTGGTGGGATTGTCGCTGAAACCCGTCAGGTGATGGATACAGCCGGCGAAATTTTGCAGCGTGCTCAATGTTCTTTTTCTGACGTTGTAAAGGTCAATATTTGTCTGCCTGATCCAGATGACTTTGATGAGTTTAACGAAGTTTATGCTTCCTATTTTGACGGTAAACATCCTGCGAGAGCGACTATCTGTGCGGGTCTGACAATTGACGCTAAAGTGGAAATAGAGATGGTTGCATATAAGCCGATCGATATGAAAGGCGGTGCTTAA
- a CDS encoding threonine/serine dehydratase, producing MNSKDVSPDSYVSLQTVLQARDRIASIIRPTPLIFSSAISEAVGCEVWLKLETLQTTGSFKLRGASNRMLQLSEAEKKRGVVAVSSGNHGRAVAYIAKILGIRAIICVCDLVPENKRQAIRSYGADLRVVGNTQDDAQEYADSLIDKEGLTWIAPYDDLDVIAGQGTIALDILNEQPDIDTIIAPLSGGGLLSGIALAAKAISPAINVVGTSMEVEPGMVRSLEAGHPVTVEEPPSLGDAIGGSIGLNNQFTFPIVRDFMDAAILVSEESLRPAMQLLFESEGLVMEGGSASALAGALHTDFQRREAQKIAVVISGRNISSERFNNTEEQK from the coding sequence ATGAATAGCAAAGATGTTAGCCCAGATAGTTATGTTTCATTACAAACCGTATTACAGGCGCGAGATCGAATTGCTTCAATCATTAGGCCCACACCGCTTATTTTTTCCAGTGCTATTTCCGAGGCTGTTGGCTGTGAAGTGTGGTTGAAACTGGAAACACTTCAGACAACAGGAAGTTTCAAGTTGCGTGGAGCATCAAACCGAATGTTGCAACTTAGCGAAGCGGAAAAGAAGCGTGGTGTGGTTGCCGTATCTAGTGGAAATCACGGCCGTGCAGTCGCCTATATTGCCAAGATACTGGGAATCCGGGCGATCATCTGTGTGTGTGATTTAGTTCCTGAAAACAAGCGTCAGGCAATACGTAGCTATGGTGCCGATTTGAGAGTTGTCGGTAACACGCAGGATGATGCGCAAGAGTACGCAGACTCCTTGATCGATAAAGAAGGGTTAACCTGGATAGCGCCTTACGATGATCTGGATGTAATAGCAGGCCAGGGAACGATTGCGCTCGATATTCTAAATGAGCAGCCAGATATCGATACCATTATTGCTCCGTTATCTGGCGGCGGTCTGTTGTCTGGTATTGCTTTAGCTGCCAAAGCAATTTCACCGGCCATCAATGTTGTTGGTACTTCTATGGAGGTGGAGCCAGGCATGGTCCGGAGCCTCGAGGCAGGGCATCCAGTTACTGTAGAAGAGCCTCCAAGCTTAGGCGACGCTATTGGTGGCAGTATCGGCCTTAATAATCAATTTACTTTCCCGATTGTTCGCGACTTCATGGATGCTGCTATTTTAGTTTCGGAAGAGAGCCTTAGGCCCGCGATGCAACTGTTATTTGAAAGTGAAGGTTTAGTTATGGAAGGCGGCAGCGCGAGTGCTTTAGCTGGTGCGCTACATACAGATTTTCAACGTCGAGAAGCCCAAAAAATTGCAGTGGTGATTAGTGGGCGAAATATTAGTAGTGAACGATTCAATAATACCGAGGAGCAGAAATGA
- a CDS encoding dihydrodipicolinate synthase family protein, protein MTITPSICAALVTPVDSMGKIEHLKLSSHTRWILQSGCDGAVLFGTTGESASFGISERIQALDVLLNSGVPAESLIVGTGCCSVADTLRLSQHAIDSGCDGILVHPPFFFHSPDEDGIFAFYSRLIEQLERLKNQIYLYHFPEMTGAPVTPALIERLIKAYPDEIAGVKDSTGSLESMTLMAKQFPQLKVFSGDDHLLWPLLEAGGYGAITATANLTPNLLADVKKGWSLNTQDAQDAQIALTGLWEETLLKFPVSEAVKDIIAMMSGDSQWLNLCPPLKQLPEVQRHQLHSMIHAYSSLFPKGLGTEVEDVIQ, encoded by the coding sequence ATGACTATCACTCCTTCAATTTGTGCCGCCTTGGTAACGCCCGTTGATAGCATGGGGAAAATTGAGCATTTAAAACTTTCATCACATACCCGGTGGATACTTCAATCCGGTTGCGATGGTGCTGTTTTATTTGGCACAACCGGCGAGTCTGCCTCTTTCGGTATTTCTGAGCGTATTCAGGCTTTAGATGTATTACTTAATAGTGGCGTGCCTGCCGAGAGTCTCATTGTAGGTACTGGCTGCTGTTCAGTAGCAGACACTCTTCGGTTATCACAGCATGCTATTGATTCTGGGTGCGATGGTATCTTGGTGCATCCGCCATTCTTTTTTCATTCTCCGGATGAGGACGGCATTTTTGCATTTTATTCACGTTTGATTGAGCAGCTCGAAAGACTGAAAAATCAGATATATCTTTATCATTTTCCTGAAATGACCGGTGCGCCGGTGACCCCGGCTCTGATTGAACGTCTTATAAAGGCTTACCCTGATGAAATTGCCGGAGTGAAAGACAGTACAGGTTCGCTGGAAAGCATGACCTTGATGGCAAAACAGTTTCCCCAATTGAAAGTATTCTCGGGTGATGACCACCTACTTTGGCCTCTTCTAGAAGCTGGAGGATATGGGGCTATTACTGCAACTGCCAATCTAACACCTAATTTACTGGCAGATGTTAAGAAGGGATGGAGTCTTAATACGCAGGATGCGCAGGATGCGCAGATTGCGTTAACCGGGCTTTGGGAAGAAACCTTATTGAAATTTCCTGTTAGCGAAGCGGTTAAAGATATTATCGCGATGATGTCGGGAGATTCACAATGGCTGAATCTGTGTCCTCCACTTAAACAGTTGCCTGAAGTACAACGCCATCAGCTTCATTCGATGATTCATGCATATTCATCTCTATTTCCAAAAGGGTTAGGAACAGAAGTTGAGGACGTTATCCAATGA
- a CDS encoding LysR family transcriptional regulator — MSVSKIPSHQIQELDLKLLRIFLTIVNNGGFSAAQYELNISLSAISAAMTQLEGRLGFKLCERGRSGFQLTEGGKVIHQELLKTIEAIDRFQSVAESFKGDMYGRITIAIDDAIMTNSKCPLFKIIRDFSQTAPNLKLNLNIISVSRMERALLENEINIAIGPFREISDTLTFKLLYEETQYLCAGSGHPAFGVTNVKKLKEIAHESNYAARSYKDSAAMLDDASFEKITSTSKMEALLAYVLSGQYLGYLPRHACHDWLEKNEMWALDPHTFSYKVPIKVVYKRSHDDPRISLFLDSVIELAGK; from the coding sequence ATGTCAGTTTCAAAAATTCCTAGTCATCAAATTCAGGAACTCGACCTTAAACTTTTACGCATTTTTTTAACTATTGTTAATAATGGCGGCTTCTCTGCTGCTCAGTATGAGTTAAATATCAGTCTTTCCGCCATCAGTGCAGCAATGACTCAGTTGGAAGGTAGGTTGGGGTTTAAACTCTGCGAACGTGGACGAAGCGGCTTTCAACTAACAGAAGGTGGTAAGGTAATTCATCAGGAATTACTTAAAACTATAGAGGCCATAGATCGATTCCAATCGGTTGCAGAATCATTTAAAGGTGACATGTACGGCCGGATTACGATCGCAATTGACGATGCGATTATGACTAATTCTAAGTGCCCTCTTTTTAAAATCATCAGAGATTTCAGTCAGACGGCTCCTAATCTCAAACTTAACCTCAACATCATATCTGTATCCAGAATGGAAAGGGCCTTATTAGAAAATGAAATAAATATTGCAATCGGACCCTTTCGGGAAATTTCTGACACTCTTACTTTCAAGTTACTCTATGAAGAAACTCAGTATCTATGCGCTGGTAGTGGGCACCCGGCATTTGGTGTTACGAATGTTAAAAAGCTTAAAGAAATTGCTCACGAGTCAAATTACGCCGCGCGAAGCTATAAAGATAGCGCTGCTATGCTTGACGATGCATCTTTCGAGAAAATCACATCAACCTCAAAAATGGAAGCGCTTCTGGCGTATGTTCTAAGTGGTCAATATCTTGGATACTTGCCACGCCATGCTTGTCATGACTGGTTAGAAAAAAATGAAATGTGGGCGCTTGATCCTCATACATTTTCTTATAAAGTTCCCATCAAGGTGGTTTACAAAAGATCTCATGATGACCCCCGAATCTCGCTGTTTTTAGATTCCGTCATAGAACTTGCTGGCAAATAA
- a CDS encoding FKBP-type peptidyl-prolyl cis-trans isomerase, whose protein sequence is MTEIILIAIVVCIGWLLIRSKKQNKQLAEQNRSEGSEFLTLNADKPEVSTTASGLQYEVLQSGSGSEHPNASDKVKVHYHGTLIDGRVFDSSVDRGEPISFVLNQVIKGWTEGVQLMVVGEKRRLFIPADLAYGNGSAGIITPGSTLIFEVELLAINP, encoded by the coding sequence ATGACTGAAATAATCCTGATCGCTATAGTCGTCTGTATTGGCTGGCTGCTGATAAGATCTAAGAAACAAAATAAGCAGTTAGCTGAACAGAACCGTTCTGAAGGTTCTGAGTTTTTGACTCTGAATGCTGACAAACCGGAAGTATCGACAACAGCCAGCGGCCTGCAATATGAAGTTCTGCAATCAGGCAGTGGTTCAGAACATCCGAACGCCTCGGATAAAGTAAAGGTTCACTATCACGGCACCCTGATTGATGGCCGGGTGTTCGACAGTTCAGTTGACCGTGGCGAGCCAATCAGCTTTGTCCTTAATCAGGTCATTAAAGGCTGGACAGAAGGTGTTCAACTGATGGTTGTAGGGGAAAAACGTCGTTTATTTATCCCGGCCGATCTGGCCTACGGGAATGGCTCAGCGGGTATTATTACTCCCGGCTCCACCTTAATTTTTGAGGTTGAACTGCTGGCTATCAACCCCTGA